In a genomic window of Methanosarcina horonobensis HB-1 = JCM 15518:
- the hdrD gene encoding dihydromethanophenazine:CoB--CoM heterodisulfide reductase subunit HdrD, whose product MAKKTPSIDTKNLTAVQLMELDSCTRCGECVKWCPTYAASGQKPGLAPRDKILRWRQYMNKSYGIKAKLFGPTEIPQSELEEFKDDVHGCTTCGICATVCESGINTVELWESLRTNLVKRGIGPYGKQNMFPKLIGQYHNPYLLDQKDRLAWVPPDVKIADKANIVYFTGCTAGYKQLALALATSRVLNKLGIEFAMLGEDEWCCGSALIRTGQVHVNDVPRETARHNVEAIKAKGATKVLFACAGCFRAAKVDWPRLIGEELPFEVVHITEFLADLIKKDKVKWEKSLDKTVTYHDPCHLGRHVGVFDAPRFVLSHIPGVKFVEMDRVKEFQRCCGAGGGVKAGIPDLAVGVAESRVKDALATNADILSSACPFCKRNLMDGRDSLKANIEVEDVIVLVAQALGLSTEEPKKA is encoded by the coding sequence ATGGCAAAAAAAACTCCATCAATTGACACCAAGAACCTTACAGCAGTTCAGCTCATGGAGCTCGACTCATGCACCCGCTGTGGTGAATGTGTAAAATGGTGTCCAACTTATGCCGCTTCCGGCCAGAAGCCCGGGCTAGCACCCAGGGACAAGATTCTGCGCTGGAGGCAGTACATGAACAAATCCTACGGGATTAAAGCAAAACTCTTCGGCCCAACTGAAATTCCCCAGTCAGAGCTTGAAGAATTCAAAGACGACGTGCACGGTTGTACCACCTGCGGTATCTGTGCAACAGTATGTGAATCAGGCATTAACACCGTGGAACTCTGGGAATCCCTGAGGACAAACCTTGTCAAGAGAGGAATCGGTCCTTACGGGAAACAAAACATGTTCCCAAAACTCATAGGACAGTACCACAACCCCTATCTGCTTGACCAGAAAGACAGGCTTGCCTGGGTACCTCCAGACGTGAAGATTGCAGATAAAGCAAATATCGTCTACTTCACAGGTTGTACTGCGGGATACAAACAGCTTGCTCTTGCCCTTGCAACTTCCCGTGTGCTTAACAAGCTAGGCATTGAATTTGCCATGCTCGGAGAGGATGAATGGTGCTGCGGCTCTGCCCTTATCAGGACAGGTCAGGTCCACGTAAATGACGTTCCCCGTGAAACTGCAAGACACAATGTTGAAGCCATTAAGGCAAAAGGTGCCACAAAGGTTCTCTTTGCATGTGCAGGCTGTTTCCGCGCAGCAAAGGTTGACTGGCCGAGACTCATCGGTGAAGAACTGCCTTTTGAGGTTGTTCACATCACAGAGTTCCTTGCAGATCTTATCAAAAAGGACAAGGTTAAATGGGAAAAGTCTCTCGACAAGACTGTCACCTATCACGACCCCTGCCACCTTGGACGCCACGTTGGTGTCTTTGATGCCCCGAGGTTTGTGCTTTCCCACATTCCGGGTGTTAAATTCGTCGAAATGGACAGAGTAAAAGAGTTCCAGCGCTGCTGTGGAGCTGGCGGTGGTGTAAAGGCAGGTATTCCTGACCTTGCAGTCGGTGTTGCAGAGTCCAGAGTCAAGGATGCCCTTGCAACCAATGCGGACATCCTCTCCAGTGCATGTCCTTTCTGTAAGAGGAATCTTATGGACGGCCGCGATTCTCTCAAAGCTAACATCGAAGTCGAGGATGTAATTGTACTGGTTGCACAGGCCCTTGGTCTCAGTACAGAAGAACCCAAAAAAGCTTGA
- the hdrE gene encoding dihydromethanophenazine:CoB--CoM heterodisulfide reductase subunit HdrE, which translates to MEYFSGFSDALRITFVQIMILSTIAIVIFLYGMIGNLQKWGAGVTGYALEPQEGKKGSAIRFLKTWWEQVKEESHHGHGKPILEVLVLDVLFQRRILKRSPLRWFMHFTIFAGWMTLFALSGMMFAVEMTEKFGIELPFTPAEFREFLSLPNYIFGYVLLIGVIIALVRRLFVSEVREASIMYDWVLLGGVFIVTISGFIADGIRTGIVWGFGLDPATAPPAALFHSVISLFFCIAYIPYSKYIHVIATPLAILANKGGE; encoded by the coding sequence ATGGAATACTTCTCTGGATTCTCGGATGCGCTCAGGATTACGTTTGTCCAGATTATGATACTCAGCACAATAGCTATTGTGATTTTCTTATACGGTATGATCGGTAACCTCCAGAAATGGGGTGCAGGAGTGACAGGTTACGCCCTTGAGCCTCAGGAAGGAAAGAAAGGAAGTGCAATCAGATTCTTAAAAACCTGGTGGGAACAGGTTAAAGAAGAGTCTCATCACGGACATGGAAAACCCATCCTTGAAGTCCTCGTCCTTGATGTTCTCTTCCAGAGAAGGATCCTTAAAAGAAGCCCTCTTCGCTGGTTCATGCACTTCACGATTTTTGCAGGCTGGATGACTCTGTTTGCCCTGTCCGGGATGATGTTCGCGGTTGAAATGACTGAAAAGTTCGGAATAGAACTCCCGTTCACCCCCGCAGAATTTAGAGAGTTCCTGTCCCTCCCGAACTATATCTTCGGCTATGTCCTGCTTATCGGAGTCATTATTGCCTTAGTAAGAAGACTCTTTGTTTCTGAAGTCAGGGAAGCTTCCATCATGTATGACTGGGTCCTGCTTGGAGGAGTTTTCATAGTCACGATTTCCGGTTTTATTGCCGATGGTATCCGGACTGGGATCGTCTGGGGCTTCGGACTTGACCCCGCAACCGCACCCCCTGCAGCTCTTTTTCACTCCGTGATTTCCCTGTTCTTCTGTATCGCATACATCCCATACAGTAAATACATACATGTAATCGCTACCCCCCTTGCAATCCTTGCAAATAAGGGAGGAGAATAA
- a CDS encoding nitrite/sulfite reductase domain-containing protein produces the protein MTKEYVKGDLPEKAAILQRDGETYAIAPHIPGGIVYPETLRKIADIADKYGAAALKVTSAQRIAIVGLKEEDLDAAWGELGMSPGAAIGLCVRSVKICPGTTFCKRGKQDSVGLGLKLDKKYHGMQLPSKFKMAVSGCPNSCSETSIKDIGIMGTAKGFNLTVGGSAGPSPRLGDLVAKDLSEEQVLDLVEKIIDFYKGYGKPKRLGKVIDEIGIEKFKEGIGL, from the coding sequence ATGACGAAAGAGTACGTTAAGGGGGATCTTCCTGAGAAGGCTGCAATTCTGCAAAGAGATGGGGAAACTTATGCTATTGCTCCGCACATTCCCGGAGGGATCGTATATCCAGAGACCCTCAGAAAGATCGCAGACATTGCAGACAAGTATGGCGCTGCGGCTCTGAAAGTTACTTCAGCCCAGAGAATTGCAATTGTAGGTCTCAAGGAGGAAGACCTGGATGCAGCATGGGGTGAACTCGGTATGAGCCCGGGAGCTGCCATCGGTCTCTGTGTCAGGAGCGTCAAAATCTGCCCGGGAACCACATTTTGTAAAAGAGGTAAGCAGGACTCAGTCGGGCTTGGCCTGAAGCTTGACAAAAAATACCACGGCATGCAGCTTCCTTCCAAATTCAAAATGGCTGTTTCAGGTTGCCCTAATTCCTGTTCCGAAACGAGCATAAAGGATATAGGTATCATGGGCACGGCAAAGGGCTTTAATCTGACCGTTGGAGGCAGTGCAGGTCCGAGTCCAAGGCTTGGAGATTTAGTGGCAAAGGATCTTTCCGAGGAACAGGTGCTGGATCTTGTTGAAAAGATAATTGATTTTTACAAAGGTTATGGAAAGCCCAAAAGGCTCGGAAAAGTTATAGATGAGATCGGGATTGAGAAATTCAAAGAAGGTATAGGGCTGTAA
- a CDS encoding 4Fe-4S dicluster domain-containing protein — translation MKIYIDEEKCTGCGACKAACPKGPRVYSIEEKNGKKVCVVKDPSYCLACRMCTTVCMADAITLEN, via the coding sequence ATGAAAATTTATATTGATGAGGAAAAATGTACAGGCTGCGGAGCATGTAAGGCTGCATGCCCTAAAGGCCCGAGGGTTTATTCCATAGAAGAAAAAAATGGTAAAAAGGTCTGTGTTGTGAAGGACCCCTCTTACTGTCTGGCGTGCAGGATGTGCACGACTGTCTGCATGGCAGATGCAATTACCCTTGAAAACTGA
- a CDS encoding RNA methyltransferase has protein sequence MSLEIRVVLVEPMYQGNVGSVARAMKNFGYSDLVLVNPCELEGQARAMSSHARDVLEGARIASTLEEAVKGADLLIGTTGVSSLKTGEHIRLPLYTVKELKEKLKGHSGTIAVLFGREDNGFRNDELKKFDMLITVPTSEIYPIMNLSHAVAIVLYELSELEGGSNPLAEGFDLQLLYGHLDELLEEIDYPAHKKDKTSLMLRRIFGRAGLTPREVQTLRGIIRKSERKMRLASEAEALQKAEDSESIEKFI, from the coding sequence TTGTCACTTGAAATTAGGGTAGTACTCGTGGAACCCATGTATCAGGGAAATGTTGGGTCCGTTGCAAGAGCGATGAAAAACTTCGGATACTCCGACCTTGTTCTGGTAAATCCCTGTGAACTTGAAGGGCAAGCCAGAGCAATGTCTTCTCATGCAAGGGATGTACTCGAAGGGGCAAGAATTGCCTCAACACTTGAAGAAGCCGTAAAAGGTGCAGACCTGCTCATAGGGACTACAGGAGTCTCAAGCCTGAAAACGGGAGAACATATCCGCCTCCCTCTTTATACTGTAAAGGAATTAAAAGAAAAGCTTAAAGGCCACAGCGGTACTATCGCAGTCCTTTTCGGGCGCGAGGACAACGGCTTTAGAAATGATGAACTTAAAAAGTTTGACATGCTCATCACAGTCCCTACTTCGGAAATATATCCGATTATGAACCTTTCTCACGCCGTTGCAATTGTGCTTTACGAACTTTCTGAGCTTGAAGGAGGAAGCAACCCACTTGCCGAAGGCTTTGACCTGCAGCTTCTTTACGGGCACCTGGATGAGCTGCTTGAGGAAATAGATTATCCGGCTCACAAAAAAGACAAAACCTCTCTGATGTTGAGGAGGATATTCGGAAGAGCAGGACTTACTCCGAGAGAAGTCCAGACTCTGAGGGGCATAATAAGGAAAAGCGAGAGAAAAATGAGGCTTGCATCAGAGGCAGAAGCCCTGCAGAAAGCGGAAGATTCGGAAAGCATAGAAAAGTTCATATGA
- a CDS encoding minichromosome maintenance protein MCM, with translation MTETESKWDEKLKRFFKDYYWNEILQLANEYPDQRSLGVDFTDIEKFDRELSKEFLDQPGELILAAEAALKEIDLPVEKSLEQAHIRVIKIPNRVPIRELRSKHLSRFVAIEGMIRKATEVRPRITKAAFQCLRCGHLTIVEQNSFKFEEPFAGCENETCGKKGPFKVAIEDSTFIDAQKLQIQESPENLKGGSQPQSLEVDAEDDLTGNVTPGDRVIINGVLKSRQRTLKDGKSTFYDLVLEANSIERLDKDFDELEITPEDEEQILELSRDPAIYDKIIGSIAPSIYGYEDIKEALALQLFSGVVKNLPDGSRTRGDIHMMLVGDPGIAKSQLLRYVVKLSPRGVFASGRSASASGLTAAAVKDDMNDGRWTIEGGALVMADMGVAAVDEMDKMRTEDKSALHEAMEQQTISIAKAGIIATLKSRCALLGAANPKYGRFDRYEGLAEQINMPPALLSRFDLIFVLLDTPNHSMDSRIANHILQSHYAGELSEQRQKLPGSTITEDFVDAELEVIKPVIEAEIMRKYVAYSRKNVYPVMEEDARHHLIDFYTGLRKSGEGKNTPVPVTARQLEALVRLSEASARVRLSNIVTLEDAKRTIRIVMNCLKNVGVDPETGALDADILASGTSMSQRNKIKLLKDIIKKVCERHPGAKAPLEEVYAEAESEHGIDRGHAEEYIKKMKQRGDILSPDQNHIRLIN, from the coding sequence ATGACTGAAACAGAAAGCAAGTGGGACGAGAAACTAAAAAGATTCTTCAAAGACTACTACTGGAATGAAATCCTTCAGCTGGCAAACGAATATCCTGACCAGCGAAGTCTCGGAGTCGATTTTACAGATATAGAAAAGTTTGACAGGGAGCTTTCGAAAGAATTTCTTGATCAGCCCGGAGAACTCATACTTGCAGCTGAAGCTGCCCTGAAAGAAATCGACCTGCCTGTGGAAAAGAGCCTTGAGCAGGCTCATATAAGGGTTATAAAAATCCCGAACAGGGTTCCTATCAGGGAACTGAGAAGCAAACATCTCTCACGCTTTGTTGCAATCGAGGGCATGATAAGGAAAGCAACAGAAGTCAGGCCAAGAATCACGAAAGCTGCCTTCCAGTGTCTCAGATGCGGGCACCTGACCATTGTGGAGCAGAACAGCTTCAAATTCGAAGAGCCTTTTGCAGGCTGTGAAAATGAGACTTGCGGAAAGAAAGGACCCTTCAAGGTTGCAATTGAAGACTCGACCTTTATCGATGCCCAGAAACTTCAGATCCAGGAATCTCCGGAAAACCTCAAGGGAGGTTCGCAGCCCCAGAGTCTTGAAGTGGATGCTGAAGACGATCTCACAGGAAATGTTACCCCCGGTGACCGTGTAATAATCAACGGAGTCCTGAAATCAAGGCAGCGAACCCTTAAAGATGGGAAGTCCACTTTTTACGACCTCGTACTGGAAGCAAATTCCATCGAGCGCCTGGACAAAGATTTCGATGAGCTTGAAATAACTCCCGAAGACGAGGAACAGATCCTTGAGCTCTCCCGTGATCCGGCAATTTATGACAAAATAATAGGATCCATTGCACCGTCTATCTACGGATATGAAGATATCAAAGAAGCCCTTGCGCTCCAGCTTTTTTCAGGAGTTGTGAAAAACCTTCCTGACGGCTCGAGGACAAGAGGCGATATCCATATGATGCTCGTAGGTGACCCCGGTATTGCAAAAAGTCAGCTGCTTCGCTATGTGGTCAAACTTTCTCCAAGAGGAGTCTTTGCTTCAGGGCGGAGTGCATCTGCAAGCGGTTTGACTGCCGCTGCCGTGAAAGATGACATGAATGACGGCAGGTGGACAATAGAAGGTGGAGCCCTTGTCATGGCTGATATGGGGGTTGCTGCAGTTGACGAAATGGACAAGATGAGGACAGAGGACAAGAGTGCTCTGCACGAGGCAATGGAACAGCAGACCATAAGTATAGCTAAAGCAGGGATTATTGCAACCCTGAAGTCAAGGTGTGCCCTTCTTGGAGCTGCAAACCCGAAATACGGCCGCTTTGACAGGTACGAGGGACTTGCAGAGCAAATAAATATGCCTCCTGCCCTGCTTTCACGTTTTGACCTGATCTTCGTTTTGCTCGATACCCCAAACCATTCTATGGACAGCAGAATAGCAAACCATATTCTCCAGTCGCATTATGCGGGAGAGCTCTCCGAACAGCGGCAAAAACTTCCCGGGTCTACCATTACAGAAGATTTTGTTGATGCAGAACTGGAAGTAATTAAGCCTGTGATAGAAGCAGAAATTATGCGGAAGTATGTTGCATACTCACGAAAAAATGTATATCCGGTAATGGAAGAAGATGCGAGACATCACCTTATCGATTTTTATACAGGCCTCAGGAAAAGCGGAGAAGGTAAGAATACGCCCGTACCCGTGACAGCAAGGCAGCTTGAAGCGCTGGTTCGCCTCTCCGAAGCTAGTGCACGGGTCCGCCTGAGTAATATAGTCACCCTTGAGGACGCAAAACGAACTATCAGAATAGTAATGAACTGTCTTAAAAATGTAGGAGTCGATCCAGAAACAGGAGCTCTTGACGCAGATATACTTGCTTCGGGCACAAGCATGAGCCAGAGAAACAAAATAAAACTCCTTAAAGATATAATAAAAAAGGTCTGTGAGAGGCATCCAGGGGCCAAAGCTCCTCTCGAAGAAGTCTACGCAGAGGCTGAAAGCGAGCACGGGATAGACAGAGGCCACGCAGAGGAGTATATAAAAAAGATGAAGCAGAGAGGCGACATTCTCTCTCCGGATCAAAATCACATCAGGCTCATTAATTAA
- a CDS encoding DUF424 domain-containing protein has translation MYLKVYKNGGHILVAACDKEVLGKTLKHGNTTVEISRAFYEGELVSEEKLQKALEEATTANLFGEKTIKCAIKCGFIDPDSVIMIDCVPHAQAFKI, from the coding sequence ATGTATTTAAAAGTCTATAAAAATGGAGGGCATATACTTGTTGCAGCCTGTGACAAGGAAGTGCTCGGAAAAACCCTGAAACATGGTAATACTACAGTGGAAATAAGCAGAGCTTTTTATGAAGGAGAGCTTGTTTCTGAAGAAAAACTCCAGAAAGCTCTGGAAGAAGCTACTACTGCAAATCTCTTCGGGGAAAAAACAATCAAATGCGCCATAAAGTGTGGGTTTATCGACCCTGACTCCGTAATTATGATCGATTGCGTACCTCATGCCCAGGCCTTTAAAATTTAA
- a CDS encoding coiled-coil protein: MNNDVSTAETATADLSNLNERELKGKVNELRSRIEKSERQLASIFKDLKMNRTDIDELKGKRDALNQQVKERVAKAQALRDRRDEINKQIGDYKEKRSGINSKTQELFSGIADLKEQRDECNKLSHGSVESLSRAYEAELDAFLNKDLPLAVEIKIFQKLNDLSKRLEAAKKANELHAQIQDSYKESKGIHKEGDEFHEKIQALSDESQACHLEMLENFKNADEIRKEANIYHAQLTDKIANINSIKEKIDPLKNSIANSRKELSLYLDRLKDLQLTKDEHKVSQKHSDAREKLQKNARLSLEDLKLLIEKGDVKFSTNE, translated from the coding sequence ATGAACAACGACGTTTCAACAGCGGAAACTGCAACGGCCGACCTTTCAAACCTTAACGAACGGGAGCTCAAGGGCAAGGTGAACGAGCTCAGGAGCAGGATAGAGAAAAGCGAAAGGCAGTTGGCTTCGATTTTCAAGGACCTGAAAATGAACAGGACCGATATCGACGAACTGAAAGGAAAGAGGGATGCTCTGAATCAGCAGGTAAAGGAAAGGGTTGCAAAAGCACAGGCACTTAGAGATCGACGGGACGAGATTAATAAGCAGATTGGTGACTACAAGGAGAAAAGAAGCGGCATAAACTCCAAAACCCAGGAGCTTTTTTCTGGAATTGCGGACCTCAAGGAACAGCGTGATGAGTGTAATAAACTCTCTCACGGAAGTGTAGAATCCCTCTCAAGAGCGTATGAGGCAGAGCTTGATGCTTTTTTAAACAAAGATCTCCCCCTTGCTGTGGAAATCAAGATATTCCAGAAATTAAACGACCTGAGTAAACGCCTTGAAGCTGCAAAGAAGGCAAATGAGCTGCACGCACAGATCCAGGACAGCTATAAAGAGTCAAAGGGAATCCATAAAGAAGGGGACGAATTCCACGAAAAAATCCAGGCACTTTCGGATGAATCTCAGGCCTGTCACCTGGAAATGCTCGAGAATTTCAAGAACGCAGACGAAATTCGAAAAGAAGCAAACATATATCATGCTCAGCTTACAGACAAAATTGCAAACATAAATTCCATTAAAGAAAAAATCGATCCCCTCAAAAACAGTATTGCCAACAGTCGGAAAGAGCTTTCGTTATATCTTGACAGACTGAAAGACCTTCAGCTAACAAAAGATGAACATAAAGTAAGCCAGAAGCACAGCGATGCCCGCGAAAAGCTACAGAAAAATGCTCGTCTCAGTCTGGAAGACCTTAAGCTTCTCATAGAAAAAGGAGATGTAAAGTTCTCTACAAACGAATGA
- a CDS encoding S-layer protein domain-containing protein, with protein MIRRKKLLQVDAFMRAPNEYGRKSRKGMRLIPGLFFSVTVFFLFSILFSCAVFPAAGADDERLSIILIDGDEIYVRSGNCYTFLQGYQIYVKGANSEDSRVWIELRRNEVFLEDAIVGVGDTFVYSNNSTEILNLTVETIYGGANGVLVKFSPVYQYLDPKLPMPQTPVNPPASSSDNNSSIPPVFENQAEGFDLPIFLLSIGAVFLITGVFAGAYKKK; from the coding sequence ATGATACGAAGGAAGAAATTATTGCAGGTAGATGCATTTATGCGCGCCCCAAATGAATACGGAAGAAAGAGCAGGAAAGGAATGAGACTCATCCCTGGACTTTTTTTTTCCGTAACTGTCTTTTTTTTATTTTCGATTCTCTTCTCCTGTGCAGTCTTTCCTGCCGCAGGTGCGGACGACGAAAGACTTTCTATTATTTTAATTGATGGTGACGAGATTTATGTGCGGTCAGGCAACTGCTACACTTTCTTACAGGGTTATCAAATTTATGTAAAAGGCGCCAATTCTGAAGATAGCAGGGTATGGATAGAACTGCGCAGAAACGAAGTTTTCCTTGAAGACGCTATTGTCGGCGTGGGCGACACTTTTGTATATTCTAATAATTCTACAGAGATTCTGAATCTCACAGTGGAAACCATATACGGTGGGGCAAACGGAGTGCTGGTAAAGTTCTCTCCAGTCTATCAGTACCTTGACCCTAAACTTCCTATGCCCCAGACACCGGTGAATCCTCCTGCCAGCAGCTCTGATAACAATTCCTCTATTCCTCCTGTATTTGAAAATCAGGCAGAAGGTTTTGATTTGCCTATCTTTCTTTTGAGCATTGGAGCAGTGTTTTTGATTACTGGCGTTTTTGCGGGAGCATATAAGAAAAAGTGA
- a CDS encoding biotin--[acetyl-CoA-carboxylase] ligase encodes MGDKRSRIIKALKDAQKTPVSGEELGLKLGISRTMVWKYIKSLQADGYEIESSPKRGYVLKSVPQLLYPDEIQMGLKTTLLGKKIHYFEEVSSTNSVAKEIAASEEEGTLVIAEIQKGGRGRMGREWVSPHGGIWMSVILKPGIPLRHASRLTLVAGLAVANVIREIGLDARIKWPNDVRINGKKVCGILTEAKAEVDRVDYVVLGIGINVNMDLKDIPESFRAGSTTLKVELGKHIRRVSFLQDFLLELEQQYISFKTQPFSHILNDWLALSDTIGKEVKVTTPSRIIEGRAIGVTPDGALIIRKADDTKEEIIAGRCIYARPK; translated from the coding sequence ATGGGAGATAAAAGATCTCGAATTATTAAGGCACTTAAAGATGCACAGAAGACCCCTGTTTCTGGAGAAGAACTCGGGCTCAAGCTTGGAATTTCCAGGACAATGGTCTGGAAATACATAAAGTCTCTCCAGGCCGACGGATATGAAATCGAATCGTCCCCCAAGAGGGGTTATGTCCTGAAATCCGTGCCTCAACTCCTGTACCCTGATGAGATCCAGATGGGGCTCAAAACAACTCTTCTGGGCAAGAAAATCCACTACTTCGAGGAAGTTAGCTCCACTAACAGTGTTGCTAAAGAAATTGCAGCTTCAGAAGAAGAAGGAACCCTTGTTATCGCTGAGATCCAGAAAGGAGGCAGGGGCCGCATGGGCAGAGAATGGGTCTCACCTCACGGCGGGATATGGATGTCAGTAATCCTTAAACCCGGGATTCCTCTCAGGCATGCCTCAAGGCTGACCCTTGTTGCCGGGCTTGCAGTTGCAAACGTTATCCGTGAAATAGGGCTTGACGCCCGCATCAAGTGGCCAAATGATGTCCGTATTAATGGAAAGAAAGTTTGTGGAATCCTTACCGAAGCAAAAGCCGAAGTGGACAGAGTGGATTATGTGGTGCTGGGAATAGGAATCAATGTAAATATGGATCTGAAAGATATCCCCGAGTCTTTCCGTGCAGGTTCGACCACTCTGAAAGTGGAGCTCGGAAAACACATCAGAAGGGTTTCGTTCCTTCAGGACTTCCTTTTAGAGCTTGAGCAGCAGTATATAAGCTTCAAAACTCAGCCGTTTTCCCATATCCTCAATGACTGGCTCGCTCTCTCGGACACGATCGGTAAAGAAGTAAAGGTCACCACACCTTCCAGGATTATTGAGGGCAGAGCTATCGGAGTGACTCCTGACGGAGCACTTATAATCAGGAAGGCAGATGATACGAAGGAAGAAATTATTGCAGGTAGATGCATTTATGCGCGCCCCAAATGA
- a CDS encoding acetyl-CoA carboxylase biotin carboxylase subunit codes for MFKKVLVANRGEIAIRVMRACRELGISTVAICSEADKNALFAKYADEAYLIGPAPSSQSYLNMEAIIAVAKNTGADAIHPGYGFLSENPVFAKRCEEEGIIFIGPPSHVIAEMGSKIRARHLMMKAGVPVVPGTKDAVEDPNEAMEVAEKIGYPVLIKASAGGGGIGMKVVHSREELATSLSSTRQMAGSAFGDSSVFIEKYVEEPRHIEIQILADSYGNTVYLSDRECSIQRRHQKLIEEAPSPIMTPELRKQMGEAAVKVAKAIGYVNAGTVEFLYSKGNFYFLEVNTRLQVEHGITEMVTGIDIVREQLRVAWGEKLEFGQEDIVIDGHAIECRINAEDPLNDFAPSPGKIRRYRSAGGPGVRVDSGVHTGYTISPYYDSMISKLCVWSRKREDAIARMERALYEYVVVGVKTNIPFHKAVMRNPAFRRGDLTTGFIEEQNILEAVENVVKADSEKGATLASALEAKDKKVAAITAAVHAYVNMAQKTQR; via the coding sequence ATGTTCAAAAAAGTACTCGTTGCAAACCGCGGTGAGATAGCGATAAGGGTTATGCGTGCCTGCCGGGAACTCGGAATTTCAACTGTAGCCATCTGTTCCGAGGCCGACAAAAATGCCCTTTTTGCCAAATATGCAGATGAAGCCTATTTAATAGGACCTGCCCCTTCCAGCCAGAGTTATCTGAACATGGAAGCCATCATTGCAGTTGCAAAAAATACCGGAGCCGATGCAATCCATCCCGGCTACGGCTTTCTTTCCGAAAACCCTGTCTTTGCAAAGCGCTGTGAAGAAGAGGGTATTATTTTCATAGGTCCTCCGAGTCATGTAATCGCTGAAATGGGAAGTAAAATCAGGGCTCGGCATCTGATGATGAAAGCCGGAGTGCCTGTTGTGCCCGGAACAAAAGATGCGGTTGAGGACCCTAACGAAGCCATGGAAGTTGCGGAAAAGATCGGTTATCCCGTCCTTATCAAAGCGTCTGCCGGAGGCGGAGGAATCGGGATGAAAGTCGTTCATTCCAGAGAAGAGCTTGCTACGTCCTTAAGTTCAACGCGGCAGATGGCAGGTTCTGCTTTCGGGGACTCCTCAGTATTTATTGAGAAATACGTAGAAGAACCCAGGCACATCGAGATCCAGATTCTCGCTGACTCTTACGGTAATACGGTTTACCTTTCGGACAGGGAGTGTTCCATTCAGAGAAGACACCAGAAGTTAATTGAAGAAGCTCCTTCCCCTATTATGACCCCTGAACTCCGGAAGCAGATGGGAGAAGCTGCCGTAAAGGTTGCAAAAGCAATCGGTTATGTAAACGCAGGAACTGTCGAGTTCCTTTATTCTAAAGGAAACTTCTATTTCCTCGAAGTCAATACCCGTCTGCAGGTGGAACATGGGATCACCGAAATGGTCACTGGTATTGATATTGTGAGGGAACAGCTCAGGGTTGCCTGGGGCGAAAAACTCGAATTCGGGCAGGAAGATATAGTCATTGACGGGCATGCAATCGAATGCAGAATAAACGCTGAGGATCCCTTAAACGATTTTGCTCCCTCTCCAGGAAAAATCCGGAGGTACCGTTCTGCAGGAGGGCCCGGAGTAAGAGTGGACAGTGGTGTGCATACCGGTTATACGATCTCTCCTTATTATGACTCCATGATTTCCAAGCTCTGCGTCTGGTCAAGAAAAAGAGAAGACGCTATTGCCAGGATGGAAAGGGCACTCTACGAGTATGTGGTTGTAGGAGTAAAAACCAATATTCCCTTCCATAAAGCTGTCATGAGGAATCCGGCATTCCGTAGAGGTGACCTGACAACCGGTTTCATCGAAGAGCAGAATATTCTTGAGGCTGTGGAAAATGTTGTCAAGGCTGATAGCGAGAAAGGGGCTACCCTGGCTTCGGCTCTTGAGGCAAAAGACAAGAAGGTTGCAGCGATCACAGCTGCGGTACACGCCTATGTTAACATGGCCCAGAAAACACAGCGGTGA